The DNA segment GATACGTAAAAACGGCGCTGACGAGAAGGCTGAGGATGAGCTTGAGTCGCATGTCGTGTACGGCAATGGCGGAAGTCTGTTAACACGAAACCCCGCCCCTTTTGCCCGTGTGAAAAACCTCAGGCGCGGGAAGAGGCGGGGCTTCATTTTTTAAATTTATGAAGGGACGGCAGCCTCATGGTGCTGGCGGCTATCAGGTATTTGAAGACTTGGTTTTGGGCGCGCAACAATCACTTGTGCCGGCGTTGCCTTCCGGTTCACATGTGGCCTTGGGCGCAACGGCGTCTCCGGAAGTCGTCGTGGTCTGATAACCCAGCTTTTCAATCGCGCCGATGATGGCGGCTTCATTCGTCACCGCCGGATTGAATTTCACGCTTGCTTCACTTTTTGTGAAACTCACTTCGGCGGATTCGACGCCGTCGAGTTCGTGCAAGGTCTCGGTAATTTTATCCGCGCAGTTGTCGCAGCTCATGCCGGAAACCGGAATCACGGCACTTTGCACCGCGCCTTGTTGCGGCAGCAGCAGAAAACCCGCAAAAATAATCACAGCAATCGCAGCAATGCCCAACAACGTTTTCTTCATAATCTTCTCCACAATGAATTGTTGCCTGCCTAAAAAACTCGCGCAATATAATCCTCACCTGTTGGAATGTCAAGCATGTTTTCGCTTGACATTCGGCGGTCACGGCGCTATTTTGTCAGCCAAGCTGTGGCAAGATGACATGAACATCTGGCTAATAAATTTATCCGGCAATGTAGATTCTCGACTTTATGAAAATACGAGCCTTCCATTGTTTGAAATCTCTCACGCTCACGGCGCTAATTTTAGCATGCGG comes from the Cytophagia bacterium CHB2 genome and includes:
- a CDS encoding heavy-metal-associated domain-containing protein, with the protein product MKKTLLGIAAIAVIIFAGFLLLPQQGAVQSAVIPVSGMSCDNCADKITETLHELDGVESAEVSFTKSEASVKFNPAVTNEAAIIGAIEKLGYQTTTTSGDAVAPKATCEPEGNAGTSDCCAPKTKSSNT